GGCCAGCAGCAGCGCGTGGCCGTGGCCCGCGCCCTGGCCTCCCGCCCCGAGATCATCTTCGGTGACGAGCCGACCGGAAACCTGGACTCCCGCTCCGGCGCCGAGGTCCTCGGCTTCCTGCGCAACTCCGTCCGCGAGCTGGGCCAGACCGTCGTGATGGTCACCCACGACCCGGTCGCCGCCTCCTACGCGGACCGCGTCATCTTCCTCGCCGACGGCCGGATCGTGGACGAGATGATCAGCCCCAGCGCCGACGGCGTGCTGGACCGCATGAAGGCCTTCGACGCCAAGGGCCGCACGAGCTGACCCGGTCGCAGGCCCCCCGCGGGGCCTCCCGAAGCCACCTCCCAGACTTCCAGCACCAGGACTGACACCCCATGTTCCGTACCGCCCTGCGCAACGTCCTCGCGCACAAGGCCAGGCTGTTGATGACGGTGCTCGCCGTCACCCTCGGCGTCGCGTTCGTCTCCGGCACCCTCGTCTTCACCGACACCCTCCAGAAGTCCCTGAGCAGCCAGTCCGCGAAGAGCTACGACGGCGTCGCCGTCTCGGTCTCCTCCCACGGCCAGACCCGCGGCGAGAACGGCCAGCGGGAGGGCGACCCCGGCATCGGCCAGGCGACCCTCGACAAGGTCGCCCAGAGCGCCGGCGTCGCCTCGGTCACCGGCCGGGTCACCGGCTTCGCCGGCATCGGCGACGAGAACGGCAAGCTCATCGGCCAGGGCTGGCAGAACGCGGGCTCCAACTTCGCCCCCGGCAAGGACGGCAAGGACCCGCGCTCCACCTTCACCGACGGCTCCGGCCCGGTGAAGGCCGATCAGATCGCCCTCGACAAGGACAGCGCCGCCGCGGGCAACTACAAGGTCGGTGACAAGGTCCGGGTGGCGACCAAGGGCCCGGTGAAGGAGTACACCCTCAGCGGTGTCTTCACCACCGAGGACGGCGCGGTCAAGGCGGGCGGCAGCCTGGTGCTGTTCACCACCCCCGTCGCGCAGGAGATGTTCCTCAAGCCCGGCTTCTACCAGGAGCTGACCGTCGCCGCGAAGGCCGGCACCTCCCCCGACAAGCTGCTCGCGGACCTCACGCCGCTGCTGGGCAAGAACGCCACGGCGCAGACGGGCACCGCGCTCGCCGCGCAGCAGGCCAAGGACATCCAGCAGGGCCTGAGCGGCATGAGCAACATGCTGCTGGCCTTCGCCGGCATCTCCCTCTTCGTCGGTGTCTTCCTCATCTACAACACCTTCACCATGCTGGTCAGCCAGCGCACCAAGGAACTGGCCCTGCTGCGCGCCGTCGGCGCCGCCCGCGGCCAGGTCATGCGCTCGGTGCTCAGCGAGGCCCTGGTCGTCGGCCTCATCTCGGCCGCGATCGGTCTGGTCACGGGCATCGGCCTGGCGGTCGGCATGCGCTCCGCGATGAGCTCCTTCGGTGCGAAGGTGCCGGGCGGCGACCTCGTCATCTCCCCGGCCACCATCGTCTGGGCCCTGGTCATCGGCGTCGTCGTCACCGTGATCGCCGCGGTGCTGCCCGCCTGGCGCACCGGCCGGATCGCCCCGGTCGCCGCGATGGGCAGCGCCCACCTGCCGGCCTCCTCGAAGTCCCTGGTCGTCCGCAACGTCATCGGCTGCATCCTCGGCGCCCTCGGTGTCGGCGGCACCCTGCTCGGTGTGTCGACGGGCGGCAGCGACGGCCGGATGCTCATCGCCGCGGGCGCTTTCTTCCTGCTCATCGGCCTGATCGTGCTGCTCCCGCTGCTGTCCCTGCCGGTGATCGGCGCGCTCCGCCCGCCGCTCCAGAAGATCTTCGGGGTGCCCGGCAAGCTGGCCGCGCAGAACGCCGTGCGCAACCCGCGCCGCACCGCCGTCACCGCCGCGTCCCTGGCCATCGGCCTGACGCTGGTCACCACCCTGTCGGTGCTCGGCATCACCATGGGCAAGGCCATCGACCGGCTGAGCACGGACAACATCAAGGCCGACTACCGGGTCTCCATGTCCGAGGGCGTGCGCGGCGGCGGCCTGGACAAGTCGGTGCCCG
This is a stretch of genomic DNA from Streptomyces sp. NBC_00536. It encodes these proteins:
- a CDS encoding ABC transporter permease; this encodes MFRTALRNVLAHKARLLMTVLAVTLGVAFVSGTLVFTDTLQKSLSSQSAKSYDGVAVSVSSHGQTRGENGQREGDPGIGQATLDKVAQSAGVASVTGRVTGFAGIGDENGKLIGQGWQNAGSNFAPGKDGKDPRSTFTDGSGPVKADQIALDKDSAAAGNYKVGDKVRVATKGPVKEYTLSGVFTTEDGAVKAGGSLVLFTTPVAQEMFLKPGFYQELTVAAKAGTSPDKLLADLTPLLGKNATAQTGTALAAQQAKDIQQGLSGMSNMLLAFAGISLFVGVFLIYNTFTMLVSQRTKELALLRAVGAARGQVMRSVLSEALVVGLISAAIGLVTGIGLAVGMRSAMSSFGAKVPGGDLVISPATIVWALVIGVVVTVIAAVLPAWRTGRIAPVAAMGSAHLPASSKSLVVRNVIGCILGALGVGGTLLGVSTGGSDGRMLIAAGAFFLLIGLIVLLPLLSLPVIGALRPPLQKIFGVPGKLAAQNAVRNPRRTAVTAASLAIGLTLVTTLSVLGITMGKAIDRLSTDNIKADYRVSMSEGVRGGGLDKSVPETLAKAQGVKEVSAVSEGSFQVKGDYRSTSGVNPATIGDLLNLEVTSGSLSSLGKGEIAVSDKEATKQQLSVGSTLDAKFDDGKTGPLKVGAVFKSLDELVSPYLADTKLLSAHADELYVRYVYVNTSAGASTAGQQAVVDALGKNPAMTVATQQDMRDELGGIINIALNIMYGLLGMALIISVLGVVNTLAMSVFERTQEIGMLRAIGLDRGRVKNMIRLEAVVISLFGALLGVGIGVFLAWAVGSTLSDTVPGYALVLPWDRIGIFLLLAGVVGVLAAMWPARSAARLNMLTAIKTE